From the Methanobacteriaceae archaeon genome, one window contains:
- a CDS encoding sodium:solute symporter family protein: TFPSFGSPFWWTLVSTIIMGVGIGVLAQPQLVVRFMTVRSNKELNRGVLIGGIFIFVITGSAYVVGSLSNVFFFQQMGQISIQVAAGNVDKIIPIFINSAMPEWFTYLFLLTLLSAAMSTLSAQFHVQGTAIGRDVYETIFNRSGDRSVLITRIGILVAVIIAVILGFTLPGSIVAQGTALFFGLCAAAFLSAYTCALFWKRSTKPGVIVGMVMGTFTSLFWLLFVYKKTAVSLGIFKAISGQNLIINTLPWPLVDPLVIGVPVAMFFTVVVSLLTKPPSKEHLDKCFEGF, encoded by the coding sequence AACTTTCCCGTCATTTGGTAGTCCATTTTGGTGGACTTTAGTTTCTACTATAATAATGGGCGTAGGCATTGGTGTACTGGCTCAACCTCAATTAGTTGTTCGTTTTATGACAGTACGTTCAAATAAAGAACTCAATAGGGGTGTTCTTATTGGTGGTATCTTTATTTTTGTCATCACAGGATCAGCTTATGTTGTTGGTTCACTTTCTAATGTTTTCTTTTTCCAACAGATGGGACAAATATCTATACAAGTTGCTGCAGGAAATGTAGATAAAATTATTCCTATTTTCATTAACTCAGCTATGCCGGAATGGTTTACCTATCTTTTCTTGTTAACATTACTTTCAGCAGCTATGTCTACTTTAAGTGCGCAATTCCATGTTCAAGGAACTGCTATTGGTAGAGATGTATATGAAACTATTTTTAATAGAAGTGGAGATAGATCAGTACTGATAACTCGTATAGGAATTCTTGTTGCAGTTATAATTGCGGTTATTTTAGGATTTACCCTTCCTGGGAGTATTGTTGCTCAAGGAACGGCACTATTCTTTGGATTATGTGCAGCTGCTTTTTTATCTGCTTATACTTGTGCATTGTTCTGGAAAAGATCAACCAAACCAGGAGTTATAGTGGGTATGGTGATGGGAACTTTCACTAGTTTATTCTGGTTATTGTTTGTTTATAAAAAAACAGCAGTTTCTTTAGGGATTTTTAAAGCGATCAGTGGTCAAAATCTGATTATTAATACTCTACCATGGCCTCTTGTAGATCCTCTGGTTATTGGAGTACCCGTAGCCATGTTCTTTACAGTGGTAGTTAGTTTGCTAACTAAACCACCAAGCAAAGAACACTTAGATAAATGTTTTGAAGGTTTTTAA